A single genomic interval of Prionailurus viverrinus isolate Anna chromosome A2, UM_Priviv_1.0, whole genome shotgun sequence harbors:
- the TNFAIP8L1 gene encoding tumor necrosis factor alpha-induced protein 8-like protein 1 isoform X1 gives MARPTQTGHLGAPQCPEALASVLSAVNWDCGCQGRMDTFSTKSLALQAQKKLLGKMASKATVAVFIDDASGEVLDELYRATKEFTRSRKEAQRMVKNLVKVAVKLGVLLRGGQLGGEELALLQRFRQGARRLAMTAVSFHQVDFTFDRRVLAAGLHECRDLLHQAVGAHLTAKSHGRINHVFGHLADCDFLAALYGPTEPYRSHLRRICEGLTRMLDEDSI, from the exons ATGGCCAGGCCCACCCAGACTGGCCACCTGGGAGCTCCTCAGTGCCCTGAAGCTTTGGCCTCAGTTTTGTCAGCTGTGAATTGGGACTGTGGCTGCCAAG GGCGGATGGACACGTTCAGCACCAAGAGCCTGGCCCTGCAGGCGCAGAAGAAGCTGCTGGGCAAGATGGCGTCCAAGGCCACGGTGGCCGTGTTCATCGATGACGCGAGCGGCGAGGTGCTGGACGAGCTGTACCGCGCCACCAAGGAGTTCACCCGCAGCCGCAAGGAGGCCCAGAGGATGGTCAAGAACCTGGTCAAGGTGGCCGTGAAGCTGGGCGTCCTGCTCCGCGGCGGCCAGCTGGGCGGCGAGGAGCTGGCGCTGCTGCAGCGCTTCCGCCAGGGGGCGCGCCGCCTCGCCATGACGGCCGTGAGCTTCCACCAGGTGGACTTCACCTTCGACCGGCGCGTGCTGGCCGCCGGCCTGCACGAGTGCCGGGACCTGCTGCACCAGGCCGTGGGCGCGCACCTGACCGCCAAGTCCCACGGCCGCATCAACCACGTCTTCGGCCACTTGGCCGACTGCGACTTTCTGGCCGCGCTCTACGGCCCCACCGAGCCCTACCGCTCACACCTGCGCCGGATCTGCGAGGGCCTCACCCGGATGCTGGACGAGGACAGCATATGA
- the TNFAIP8L1 gene encoding tumor necrosis factor alpha-induced protein 8-like protein 1 isoform X2: MDTFSTKSLALQAQKKLLGKMASKATVAVFIDDASGEVLDELYRATKEFTRSRKEAQRMVKNLVKVAVKLGVLLRGGQLGGEELALLQRFRQGARRLAMTAVSFHQVDFTFDRRVLAAGLHECRDLLHQAVGAHLTAKSHGRINHVFGHLADCDFLAALYGPTEPYRSHLRRICEGLTRMLDEDSI; the protein is encoded by the coding sequence ATGGACACGTTCAGCACCAAGAGCCTGGCCCTGCAGGCGCAGAAGAAGCTGCTGGGCAAGATGGCGTCCAAGGCCACGGTGGCCGTGTTCATCGATGACGCGAGCGGCGAGGTGCTGGACGAGCTGTACCGCGCCACCAAGGAGTTCACCCGCAGCCGCAAGGAGGCCCAGAGGATGGTCAAGAACCTGGTCAAGGTGGCCGTGAAGCTGGGCGTCCTGCTCCGCGGCGGCCAGCTGGGCGGCGAGGAGCTGGCGCTGCTGCAGCGCTTCCGCCAGGGGGCGCGCCGCCTCGCCATGACGGCCGTGAGCTTCCACCAGGTGGACTTCACCTTCGACCGGCGCGTGCTGGCCGCCGGCCTGCACGAGTGCCGGGACCTGCTGCACCAGGCCGTGGGCGCGCACCTGACCGCCAAGTCCCACGGCCGCATCAACCACGTCTTCGGCCACTTGGCCGACTGCGACTTTCTGGCCGCGCTCTACGGCCCCACCGAGCCCTACCGCTCACACCTGCGCCGGATCTGCGAGGGCCTCACCCGGATGCTGGACGAGGACAGCATATGA